In Tepidisphaeraceae bacterium, a genomic segment contains:
- a CDS encoding DNA polymerase III subunit delta': MTTFDAILGQDRAVSTLRKAVLADRLPHGFIFGGPIGVGKGTTARALATVFLCERPQGDQPCGQCESCRGMAASSHPDFHVIFKELIRYHDKTGKSKGTTLSIDVIRPELVEKAGRKSVMGRGKVFIVEQAELMQAPAQNAMLKTLEEPAGRTLIVLLTDQPDSLLQTIRSRCQLVRFGLLPDDVVTAQLKQRGIADADARDAAVFARGSIGQALQWITDGVVPRARELVGMFDTLFAGRRVDDLWGWFKKSADAYAEKQLERDALSSKDQATREGLGLYLRLASEHLRTKLTGDNDTDLERAADAIDVIVRAENYLDSNVNTALVFQQLAVALERRPSATA, from the coding sequence ATGACCACCTTCGACGCCATCCTCGGCCAGGACCGCGCGGTCAGCACGCTGCGCAAGGCGGTGCTCGCCGATCGATTGCCGCACGGGTTCATCTTTGGTGGGCCGATTGGGGTTGGAAAGGGCACGACTGCCCGGGCGCTGGCGACGGTCTTCCTCTGCGAACGACCACAAGGCGACCAACCCTGTGGCCAATGCGAAAGCTGCCGTGGCATGGCGGCGTCGTCGCATCCGGACTTTCACGTCATCTTCAAAGAACTCATCCGCTATCACGACAAGACCGGCAAGAGCAAGGGCACCACGCTGTCGATCGACGTGATTCGACCAGAACTGGTCGAGAAGGCCGGGCGCAAGTCGGTGATGGGCCGCGGGAAGGTCTTCATCGTCGAACAGGCCGAGCTGATGCAGGCGCCGGCCCAGAATGCGATGCTGAAGACGCTGGAAGAACCGGCCGGCCGGACGCTGATCGTGCTGCTGACCGATCAACCGGACTCACTATTGCAGACGATTCGCAGCCGTTGCCAACTGGTGCGGTTTGGCCTGTTGCCCGACGACGTGGTGACGGCCCAGCTGAAGCAGCGCGGCATTGCCGACGCCGACGCGCGCGACGCCGCGGTCTTCGCGCGCGGTAGCATCGGTCAGGCGTTGCAGTGGATCACCGACGGCGTCGTTCCACGCGCGCGGGAACTGGTCGGCATGTTCGACACGCTGTTCGCCGGCCGGCGGGTCGACGACCTGTGGGGTTGGTTCAAAAAGTCCGCCGATGCATATGCGGAAAAACAGTTGGAGCGGGATGCGCTCTCCAGCAAGGACCAGGCAACGCGCGAGGGCCTCGGCCTTTACCTGCGACTGGCCAGCGAGCATCTGCGGACGAAGTTGACGGGCGATAACGACACGGACTTGGAACGCGCCGCCGACGCGATCGACGTGATCGTGCGGGCGGAGAATTATCTCGACAGCAACGTGAACACGGCGTTGGTGTTCCAACAACTCGCCGTCGCGCTGGAGCGCCGGCCGTCGGCGACGGCGTGA
- the tmk gene encoding dTMP kinase, which produces MTDLHGKFIVFDGTEGCGKSTQAELLRRQLEADGLRVMLVRDPGTTRIGEQIRAILLNPDHDEMRMRCEMLLYMAARAQMMAQTIRPALDDGMVVLSDRFISSTLAYQLGGDGLTATEIRAVGDIAVGGRWPDLTVLLDMSAEASMERVQPKLLFKDATDLVAKDRIERRPMDYHERVRANYLAQAAADPLTYRVVRADREKQAVHEDVVRAVMNTIPSPGTPGEG; this is translated from the coding sequence ATGACCGACCTGCACGGCAAGTTCATCGTCTTCGACGGCACCGAGGGCTGCGGCAAGAGCACGCAGGCCGAACTGCTGCGCCGCCAGCTGGAGGCCGACGGCCTGCGCGTCATGCTCGTGCGCGACCCCGGCACCACGCGCATCGGCGAGCAGATCCGCGCGATCCTGCTGAACCCCGACCACGACGAAATGCGCATGCGCTGCGAGATGCTGCTCTACATGGCCGCGCGCGCTCAAATGATGGCCCAGACGATCCGCCCGGCGCTCGACGACGGCATGGTGGTCCTCAGCGACCGCTTCATCAGCAGCACGCTTGCCTACCAACTGGGCGGCGACGGTCTGACGGCAACCGAGATTCGCGCCGTGGGCGACATTGCGGTGGGTGGGCGCTGGCCGGACTTAACGGTTTTGCTCGACATGTCGGCTGAGGCGAGCATGGAGCGCGTCCAACCCAAGCTGCTGTTCAAGGACGCCACCGACCTCGTCGCCAAGGACCGCATCGAGCGCCGGCCGATGGATTATCACGAGCGCGTGCGGGCCAACTATCTCGCCCAGGCCGCCGCCGATCCGCTGACGTATCGCGTGGTGCGCGCCGACCGCGAGAAGCAGGCGGTGCATGAAGACGTGGTGCGGGCGGTGATGAATACGATTCCCTCTCCCGGTACGCCGGGAGAGGGTTAG